The DNA region CGCTGCACTGGGAAGCGCTGCGCAATACCAGGACTGTCACGCAACTCGTTACGCTCAATGCGGAAGCGGGCACGCGCAATGTAACGGAGCGGGCATTGAACGTGCATCGTATCGATGCGGCGCGCGCCAACGAATGCGGGCATCTCGCCGCGGCGCTGCGCATGATCGAACTCGGTCTCGGCATTGGCGTATTGCCTGTCGACATGCAAGCCGGCGCGCTGCCGGCGTCGCTCGTCGCGCTTCCGCTCGTGCCCGAGGTGTCCGTGACGACGGTGCTGGTGCGCCGCCGCAACCGCTCGTTGCGACCGAATGCCGAAGCCGTCTGGGCGCTGTTTGCCGGCAAGGAACTGCCCGATCATGCTGGCGCGTCGGCGGCGTCTGGCGCAGCATCTGTCAATCCAACCATAAAAGGAGCCACCCACGAACCGATGCCGTGCGTACCCGATGAAGAGGCGTTGATGCGTGCCTCATAAGCGCGAGGGTGCGGGCGGTTCAGCCAACGGTTCGCGAAGCAGCCATATCGCAATCGCAAGGAGTACGAGATGGACACTGAAACCGACCTCAGACGCTACGATCTGCTCATCGACGGCAAGCGGCTGCCGCCCGGCACCGGCGAATACACTGTCGACATCAACCCCGCGACTGAAGAGCCGATAGCGCTCGTCGCGCAAGGCAGCGCGCAGGATGTCGATACGGCCGTCAAGGCCGCGCGCGCCGCGCTGAAAGTGTGGAACGGCATGCGCGCCGCCGAGCGCGGCCGGATTCTGATGCGCTTCTCCGAACTGCTACGCGAGCACCAGGACGAAATCGTCGCGCTGGAAAGTCTCGACGCGGGTAAGCCGCTCGCCTCCGTCAAGCGCCAGGACGTGCCCGCCGCCATCGATACGCTCGCGTACTACGCCGGCTGGTGCGACAAGATCAACGGCCAGGTCGTGCCCGTGCGCCCCGATGCACTGACCTACACGGTGCGCGAGCCCGTCGGCGTGGTCGGCGCGATCGTGCCGTGGAATTTTCCGCTGATGATCGGCATGTGGAAGATCGCGCCCGCGCTCGCATGCGGCTGCACGATGGTCGTGAAGCCCGCCGAGATCACGCCGCTGTCGGCGTTGCGGATCGGCGAGCTCGCGCTGGAAGCGGGCGTGCCGCCCGGCGTGCTGAACATCGTGACGGGTAAGGGGCGCGTGGTGGGCGATGCGATCGTCGCGCATCCGGGTATCGACAAGGTGACGTTTACGGGGTCACCGTCGGTCGGGCGCGGCATTCTGCAGGGCGCGGCGGGCAACTTCAAGCGCGTGACGCTGGAACTCGGCGGCAAGTCGGCGAACGTGATTTTCGCCGATGCGAATATCGACAACGCCGTCCGCGCCGCCGCCTCGGGGATTTTCTTCAATACGGGTCAGGTGTGTTCGGCGGGCTCGCGCATTCTTGCGCATCGCGATGTCTACGACGAAGTGGTCGAAAGGCTCGCGGCGCGTGCGAAAGGGCTCAAGGTCGGCGATCCGTCCGAGCGGGAGACGACCATGGGCCCGCTCGTCTCGGCTGCGCAGATGAAGACGGTGCTCGATTACGTGGACATCGGCAGGAACGAAGGGGCGTCGCTCGTGACGGGCGGCGCGCGCATCGGGCAGAAGGGCTTTTTTGTCGAGCCGACGGTGTTCGCGAACGTCGAGCACGAAATGCGCATTTCGCAGGAGGAAATCTTCGGGCCGGTGGCGAGCGTCGTGCGTTTCAACGACGAAGAGGACGCCGTGCGCATCGCGAACGGCACCGCGTACAGCCTCGCGGCGGGCGTGTGGAGCGCGGATATCGGCCGCGTGCATCGCGTCGCGCATGCGCTGAAGGCGGGCACGGTCTGGATCAACACCTACGGCTATACCGACGTGCGCCTACCGTGGGGCGGCTCGGGCGATTCGGGCTTCGGCCGTGAACACGGCGATGCCGCGATCGAAAACTT from Paraburkholderia caribensis includes:
- a CDS encoding aldehyde dehydrogenase family protein, encoding MDTETDLRRYDLLIDGKRLPPGTGEYTVDINPATEEPIALVAQGSAQDVDTAVKAARAALKVWNGMRAAERGRILMRFSELLREHQDEIVALESLDAGKPLASVKRQDVPAAIDTLAYYAGWCDKINGQVVPVRPDALTYTVREPVGVVGAIVPWNFPLMIGMWKIAPALACGCTMVVKPAEITPLSALRIGELALEAGVPPGVLNIVTGKGRVVGDAIVAHPGIDKVTFTGSPSVGRGILQGAAGNFKRVTLELGGKSANVIFADANIDNAVRAAASGIFFNTGQVCSAGSRILAHRDVYDEVVERLAARAKGLKVGDPSERETTMGPLVSAAQMKTVLDYVDIGRNEGASLVTGGARIGQKGFFVEPTVFANVEHEMRISQEEIFGPVASVVRFNDEEDAVRIANGTAYSLAAGVWSADIGRVHRVAHALKAGTVWINTYGYTDVRLPWGGSGDSGFGREHGDAAIENFTEPKSIWLALEH